Proteins encoded in a region of the Magallana gigas chromosome 8, xbMagGiga1.1, whole genome shotgun sequence genome:
- the LOC105333796 gene encoding ankyrin repeat and MYND domain-containing protein 1 isoform X13 — MSTLSEHLPKLSHAEFEKYPEPVEVHYKSGASYTGMVSNHLRCGQGVFKWPNGARYEGQYSENARNGKGLQIWQDGGQYEGEFLHDMRHGEGELKWSNGETYKGTFYKDRRHGKGEYIWPDGSKFSGTFFMDRKEGYGEFVFANGSKFEGLYKDDERLGPGVMTYGDNTQDIGLWHKEKLVKICTPISGAFTIHDHKEFVFSPEEHTLYINMNEEDRKPGSREKMKSTDIFDYLPENQLTDKVTDMYNETLDPGSLAINRSEFNREFFKEQDGEKSDGDEKVVAINRTPGMIEIQKHVHRHRNREKSMSFDVQEVMKGSRGGNFKQRGPLETASEELIMAAAQGDVKKVEDLLTSGKVHPDVADKNGHTALIGASVNWQTDVINVLLNNGANVNQLNDEGCSALSAGTIFFYPVEGFRYNIAERYLDVPSSPDKKSVNRSKATPSRSKSNASPTKQKTKSSLSEPLSSRSTLEDKRGISPDGGYPQNDNKPQVRIMEPGAQEAGEQNEETDVANGDTQPRSKDDPDSADFDSTATLHDYHIEVSERMIERCATQLSTNEKIVGGRRSNNSADLGRVRHLAIMKNERERMKSTLDLLLKRGADPNASGVPMPVLFFAIKSADVEVVKTLLEKGASTAITLPREKGGLAPLHIAAAIPGEEGVQITELLLEVGANPDVMAAEDDSFLNRTLEEEWSKDVILPESQELLGGRTPLQIACARDDNYKNACRVVHLLLEHQANPNLLCNGFSALALSIASGNDLAIDELLTYNCDPSLPLTHGVGSALCAATSTEYEYRRKNINQRLHLIDKLIKAGANILSPIPIGPKRIIGTAVDYAYYMFNQDRRISHMPFHALSHSERATYQARKKLLEHIGNILRTKAVEREKTRMDDEISSGRRSRSPSPGFVYIGAGAPLPPDAKIPKSLKGMDMGAGEMAKVTFESNDPSVGRGFPEREPANLPARKPLFKYCYECGRSVGVRLSACTRCKEVYYCGKSCKLAAWKARHSEECIRVGGVAYSTCLSWDEGRTKPQVQINCWVTSNGKGRSRSPSPSGRRARKDMSPTPATEIKGKKTTVPELTKGKQTINTTKDVRFEKVPFKGNSKSAKGPRGAHTEEQRRVQSEKMRRHWSPPPGVKVDNYSFV; from the exons ATGTCAACTTTATCGGAGCACTTGCCAAAGCTGAGCCATGCAGAGTTTGAAAAGTACCCCGAACCTGTGGAGGTGCACTATAAGAGTGGCGCCAGCTACACAGGAATGGTCAGCAACCACTTGCGGTGTGGACAGGGAGTCTTCAAATGGCCCAACGGTGCTCGGTATGAAGGCCAATATTCGGAGAATGCCAGGAATGGAAAAG GTTTACAAATATGGCAAGATGGGGGCCAGTACGAGGGTGAATTTTTACATGACATGAGGCATGGGGAGGGAGAACTTAAGTGGAGCAATGGAGAG acATACAAAGGAACATTCTACAAAGATCGTCGCCATGGAAAAGGAGAATACATTTGGCCAGATGGATCAAAATTCTCGGGGACATTTTTCATGGACAGAAAGGAAGGATATGGAGAGTTTGTTTTTGCCAATGGTAGTAAATTTGAG GGGTTGTATAAGGATGATGAGAGACTGGGACCAGGGGTCATGACCTATGGGGACAACACACAGGACATAGGTCTGTGGCACAAAGAGAAGCTGGTCAAGATCTGCACCCCGATCAGTGGAGCGTTTACCATACACGACCACAAAGAGTTTGTGTTCAGCCCCGAGGAGCATACCCTTTACATTAACATGAATGAGGAGGATAGAAAACCTGGCTCCAGGGAGAAGATGAAGAGTACAGACATATTTGATTACTTACCGGAAAACCAGCTGACTGACAAAGTGACGGACATGTATAACGAGACTTTGGACCCCGGAAGTCTGGCCATCAATCGTTCAGAGTTCAATCGAGAATTCTTCAAAGAACAGGATGGAGAGAAATCGGATGGAGACGAGAAAGTGGTAGCTATTAATCGCACCCCAGGAATGATCGAAATACAAAAGCATGTTCATCGCCATAGGAACCGAGAAAAAAGCATGTCATTTGATGTCCAAGAGGTGATGAAGGGAAGCAGGGGAGGGAATTTTAAACAGAGGGGGCCATTGGAGACAGCTTCAGAAGAACTCATCATGGCCGCCGCTCAGGGGGATGTCAAAAAGGTGGAGGATCTTCTGACATCTGGAAAAGTCCATCCTGATGTCGCAGACAAAAACGGTCATACTGCACTCATAGGGGCCAGC GTAAATTGGCAGACTGATGTCATCAATGTGTTACTGAATAATGGTGCCAATGTAAACCAACTCAATGATGAGGGATGCTCTGCTTTGTCTGCTGGCACTATTTTCTTCTACCCTGTGGAGGGATTTAG ATATAATATAGCagaaagatatttagatgtacCTTCATCGCCTGACAAAAAATCAGTAAATCGTAGTAAAGCAACTCCCTCTAGAAGCAAGTCAAATGCAAGCCcaacaaaacagaaaacaaaatcctCCCTCAGTGAGCCTCTTTCTAGTCGCAGTACCTTAGAGGACAAACGAGGTATCAGCCCTGATGGTGGATACCCTCAAAATGACAACAAGCCCCAGGTTCGTATCATGGAGCCCGGGGCTCAGGAGGCAGGTGAGCAGAATGAGGAGACAGATGTGGCCAATGGGGACACTCAACCGAGGAGCAAGGATGACCCAGATAGCGCGGATTTTGATTCTACGGCCACGTTACATGATTACCACATTGAGGTTTCGGAGAGAATGATAGAAAGGTGTGCCACTCAGCTCAGCACCAATGAGAAGATTGTCGGAGGCAGACGGTCAAACAACAGCGCTGATCTTGGAAGAGTCAGGCATCTTGCAATCATGAAAAATGA GCGAGAGAGAATGAAGAGCACCTTAGATTTATTGTTAAAGAGAGGAGCGGATCCCAATGCCTCAGGGGTGCCTATGCCAGTTCTCTTCTTTGCAATAAAATCAGCTGATGTGGAAGTGGTGAAGACTCTACTGGAGAAGGGAGCATCCACAGCCATCACCCTTCCAAGAGAG AAGGGAGGTCTGGCCCCTCTACACATTGCTGCAGCTATACCCGGGGAGGAAGGGGTACAGATAACAGAACTTCTCCTGGAGGTGGGGGCCAACCCTGACGTCATGGCGGCAGAAGACGACTCATTCCTCAACAGGACTTTG GAGGAGGAGTGGTCCAAAGATGTCATTCTGCCAGAGAGTCAAGAGTTGTTAGGTGGGCGTACACCATTGCAGATTGCATGTGCTAGAGATGACAATTATAAG AATGCCTGTCGAGTGGTACATCTGCTGTTGGAGCACCAAGCCAACCCTAACCTCCTGTGTAATGGATTCTCTGCCCTGGCTCTGTCCATTGCCAGCGGCAACGACCTG GCTATTGATGAACTTTTGACCTATAACTGTGACCCCAGTTTACCTTTGACCCATGGAGTAGGCAGTGCCTTGTGTGCTGCAACATCAACAGAATACGAGTACAGACgaaaaaatatcaatcaaagACTGCATCTT ATTGATAAGTTAATCAAAGCTGGAGCCAACATTTTGTCACCTATTCCAATTGGACCCAAGAGAATCATTGGAACCGCTGTAGACTATGCCTACTACATGTTCAATCAG GATCGTCGTATATCGCACATGCCCTTTCACGCTCTGTCGCACAGTGAGCGGGCTACTTACCAGGCTAGGAAGAAACTGCTGGAACATATTGGTAACATTTTAAGAACCAAAGCAGTTGAAAGAGAGAAAACGCGCATGGATGACGAAATCAGTTCTGGAAGGCGAA GTAGAAGCCCCAGTCCTGGATTTGTCTACATTGGAGCAGGGGCCCCTCTACCCCCTGATGCCAAGATTCCCAAGTCCCTCAAGGGAATGGATATGGGAGCAGGGGAAATGGCAAAAGTCACTTTTGAGTCCAATGATCCCAGTGTAGGACGAGGGTTTCCGGAACGCGAACCAGCTAATCTTCCGGCCAG GAAGCCTCTGTTTAAGTACTGCTATGAATGCGGTCGGTCAGTaggcgtccgtctgtctgctTGTACCAGGTGTAAGGAGGTGTACTACTGTGGAAAGTCCTGTAAACTGGCAGCCTGGAAGGCCAGACATAGCGAAGAGTGCATCAGGGTCGGAG GTGTCGCGTACAGTACATGTTTGTCATGGGACGAAGGTAGAACAAAGCCGCAGGTTCAAATTAACTGCTGGGTGACATCTAACGGCAAAG GGAGGTCCCGTAGTCCAAGCCCTTCGGGACGCCGAGCCCGGAAGGACATGAGCCCCACCCCAGCGACTGAGATCAAGGGCAAGAAAACCACGGTGCCAGAACTCACCAAGGGCAAACAGACCATTAAT acTACCAAAGATGTTCGATTTGAAAAG GTGCCCTTCAAAGGGAACAGTAAAAGTGCTAAAGGACCACGTGGTGCACATACAGAGGAACAGCGGAGAGTGCAGTCAGAAAAAATGCGACGGCACTGGAGCCCGCCCCCTGGGGTCAAAGTTGACAATTATAGTTTTGTCTGA
- the LOC105333796 gene encoding ankyrin repeat and MYND domain-containing protein 1 isoform X14, with translation MSTLSEHLPKLSHAEFEKYPEPVEVHYKSGASYTGMVSNHLRCGQGVFKWPNGARYEGQYSENARNGKGLQIWQDGGQYEGEFLHDMRHGEGELKWSNGETYKGTFYKDRRHGKGEYIWPDGSKFSGTFFMDRKEGYGEFVFANGSKFEGLYKDDERLGPGVMTYGDNTQDIGLWHKEKLVKICTPISGAFTIHDHKEFVFSPEEHTLYINMNEEDRKPGSREKMKSTDIFDYLPENQLTDKVTDMYNETLDPGSLAINRSEFNREFFKEQDGEKSDGDEKVVAINRTPGMIEIQKHVHRHRNREKSMSFDVQEVMKGSRGGNFKQRGPLETASEELIMAAAQGDVKKVEDLLTSGKVHPDVADKNGHTALIGASVNWQTDVINVLLNNGANVNQLNDEGCSALSAGTIFFYPVEGFRYNIAERYLDVPSSPDKKSVNRSKATPSRSKSNASPTKQKTKSSLSEPLSSRSTLEDKRGISPDGGYPQNDNKPQVRIMEPGAQEAGEQNEETDVANGDTQPRSKDDPDSADFDSTATLHDYHIEVSERMIERCATQLSTNEKIVGGRRSNNSADLGRVRHLAIMKNERERMKSTLDLLLKRGADPNASGVPMPVLFFAIKSADVEVVKTLLEKGASTAITLPREKGGLAPLHIAAAIPGEEGVQITELLLEVGANPDVMAAEDDSFLNRTLEEEWSKDVILPESQELLGGRTPLQIACARDDNYKNACRVVHLLLEHQANPNLLCNGFSALALSIASGNDLAIDELLTYNCDPSLPLTHGVGSALCAATSTEYEYRRKNINQRLHLIDKLIKAGANILSPIPIGPKRIIGTAVDYAYYMFNQDRRISHMPFHALSHSERATYQARKKLLEHIGNILRTKAVEREKTRMDDEISSGRRSRSPSPGFVYIGAGAPLPPDAKIPKSLKGMDMGAGEMAKVTFESNDPSVGRGFPEREPANLPARALHSHASHFHVEEIDVVRLTASAQRKAATQSRLKPKNNFLVRKPLFKYCYECGRSVGVRLSACTRCKEVYYCGKSCKLAAWKARHSEECIRVGGVAYSTCLSWDEGRTKPQVQINCWVTSNGKGRSRSPSPSGRRARKDMSPTPATEIKGKKTTVPELTKGKQTINVQ, from the exons ATGTCAACTTTATCGGAGCACTTGCCAAAGCTGAGCCATGCAGAGTTTGAAAAGTACCCCGAACCTGTGGAGGTGCACTATAAGAGTGGCGCCAGCTACACAGGAATGGTCAGCAACCACTTGCGGTGTGGACAGGGAGTCTTCAAATGGCCCAACGGTGCTCGGTATGAAGGCCAATATTCGGAGAATGCCAGGAATGGAAAAG GTTTACAAATATGGCAAGATGGGGGCCAGTACGAGGGTGAATTTTTACATGACATGAGGCATGGGGAGGGAGAACTTAAGTGGAGCAATGGAGAG acATACAAAGGAACATTCTACAAAGATCGTCGCCATGGAAAAGGAGAATACATTTGGCCAGATGGATCAAAATTCTCGGGGACATTTTTCATGGACAGAAAGGAAGGATATGGAGAGTTTGTTTTTGCCAATGGTAGTAAATTTGAG GGGTTGTATAAGGATGATGAGAGACTGGGACCAGGGGTCATGACCTATGGGGACAACACACAGGACATAGGTCTGTGGCACAAAGAGAAGCTGGTCAAGATCTGCACCCCGATCAGTGGAGCGTTTACCATACACGACCACAAAGAGTTTGTGTTCAGCCCCGAGGAGCATACCCTTTACATTAACATGAATGAGGAGGATAGAAAACCTGGCTCCAGGGAGAAGATGAAGAGTACAGACATATTTGATTACTTACCGGAAAACCAGCTGACTGACAAAGTGACGGACATGTATAACGAGACTTTGGACCCCGGAAGTCTGGCCATCAATCGTTCAGAGTTCAATCGAGAATTCTTCAAAGAACAGGATGGAGAGAAATCGGATGGAGACGAGAAAGTGGTAGCTATTAATCGCACCCCAGGAATGATCGAAATACAAAAGCATGTTCATCGCCATAGGAACCGAGAAAAAAGCATGTCATTTGATGTCCAAGAGGTGATGAAGGGAAGCAGGGGAGGGAATTTTAAACAGAGGGGGCCATTGGAGACAGCTTCAGAAGAACTCATCATGGCCGCCGCTCAGGGGGATGTCAAAAAGGTGGAGGATCTTCTGACATCTGGAAAAGTCCATCCTGATGTCGCAGACAAAAACGGTCATACTGCACTCATAGGGGCCAGC GTAAATTGGCAGACTGATGTCATCAATGTGTTACTGAATAATGGTGCCAATGTAAACCAACTCAATGATGAGGGATGCTCTGCTTTGTCTGCTGGCACTATTTTCTTCTACCCTGTGGAGGGATTTAG ATATAATATAGCagaaagatatttagatgtacCTTCATCGCCTGACAAAAAATCAGTAAATCGTAGTAAAGCAACTCCCTCTAGAAGCAAGTCAAATGCAAGCCcaacaaaacagaaaacaaaatcctCCCTCAGTGAGCCTCTTTCTAGTCGCAGTACCTTAGAGGACAAACGAGGTATCAGCCCTGATGGTGGATACCCTCAAAATGACAACAAGCCCCAGGTTCGTATCATGGAGCCCGGGGCTCAGGAGGCAGGTGAGCAGAATGAGGAGACAGATGTGGCCAATGGGGACACTCAACCGAGGAGCAAGGATGACCCAGATAGCGCGGATTTTGATTCTACGGCCACGTTACATGATTACCACATTGAGGTTTCGGAGAGAATGATAGAAAGGTGTGCCACTCAGCTCAGCACCAATGAGAAGATTGTCGGAGGCAGACGGTCAAACAACAGCGCTGATCTTGGAAGAGTCAGGCATCTTGCAATCATGAAAAATGA GCGAGAGAGAATGAAGAGCACCTTAGATTTATTGTTAAAGAGAGGAGCGGATCCCAATGCCTCAGGGGTGCCTATGCCAGTTCTCTTCTTTGCAATAAAATCAGCTGATGTGGAAGTGGTGAAGACTCTACTGGAGAAGGGAGCATCCACAGCCATCACCCTTCCAAGAGAG AAGGGAGGTCTGGCCCCTCTACACATTGCTGCAGCTATACCCGGGGAGGAAGGGGTACAGATAACAGAACTTCTCCTGGAGGTGGGGGCCAACCCTGACGTCATGGCGGCAGAAGACGACTCATTCCTCAACAGGACTTTG GAGGAGGAGTGGTCCAAAGATGTCATTCTGCCAGAGAGTCAAGAGTTGTTAGGTGGGCGTACACCATTGCAGATTGCATGTGCTAGAGATGACAATTATAAG AATGCCTGTCGAGTGGTACATCTGCTGTTGGAGCACCAAGCCAACCCTAACCTCCTGTGTAATGGATTCTCTGCCCTGGCTCTGTCCATTGCCAGCGGCAACGACCTG GCTATTGATGAACTTTTGACCTATAACTGTGACCCCAGTTTACCTTTGACCCATGGAGTAGGCAGTGCCTTGTGTGCTGCAACATCAACAGAATACGAGTACAGACgaaaaaatatcaatcaaagACTGCATCTT ATTGATAAGTTAATCAAAGCTGGAGCCAACATTTTGTCACCTATTCCAATTGGACCCAAGAGAATCATTGGAACCGCTGTAGACTATGCCTACTACATGTTCAATCAG GATCGTCGTATATCGCACATGCCCTTTCACGCTCTGTCGCACAGTGAGCGGGCTACTTACCAGGCTAGGAAGAAACTGCTGGAACATATTGGTAACATTTTAAGAACCAAAGCAGTTGAAAGAGAGAAAACGCGCATGGATGACGAAATCAGTTCTGGAAGGCGAA GTAGAAGCCCCAGTCCTGGATTTGTCTACATTGGAGCAGGGGCCCCTCTACCCCCTGATGCCAAGATTCCCAAGTCCCTCAAGGGAATGGATATGGGAGCAGGGGAAATGGCAAAAGTCACTTTTGAGTCCAATGATCCCAGTGTAGGACGAGGGTTTCCGGAACGCGAACCAGCTAATCTTCCGGCCAG AGCTTTGCATTCACATGCTAGCCATTTCCATGTTGAGGAAATCGATGTGGTACGCTTGACTGCTTCTGCACAGAGGAAAGCAGCCACACAATCTCGACTCAAGCCTAAAAATAACTTCCTTGTCAG GAAGCCTCTGTTTAAGTACTGCTATGAATGCGGTCGGTCAGTaggcgtccgtctgtctgctTGTACCAGGTGTAAGGAGGTGTACTACTGTGGAAAGTCCTGTAAACTGGCAGCCTGGAAGGCCAGACATAGCGAAGAGTGCATCAGGGTCGGAG GTGTCGCGTACAGTACATGTTTGTCATGGGACGAAGGTAGAACAAAGCCGCAGGTTCAAATTAACTGCTGGGTGACATCTAACGGCAAAG GGAGGTCCCGTAGTCCAAGCCCTTCGGGACGCCGAGCCCGGAAGGACATGAGCCCCACCCCAGCGACTGAGATCAAGGGCAAGAAAACCACGGTGCCAGAACTCACCAAGGGCAAACAGACCATTAAT GTACAATAA
- the LOC105333796 gene encoding ankyrin repeat and MYND domain-containing protein 1 isoform X11 has protein sequence MSTLSEHLPKLSHAEFEKYPEPVEVHYKSGASYTGMVSNHLRCGQGVFKWPNGARYEGQYSENARNGKGLQIWQDGGQYEGEFLHDMRHGEGELKWSNGETYKGTFYKDRRHGKGEYIWPDGSKFSGTFFMDRKEGYGEFVFANGSKFEGLYKDDERLGPGVMTYGDNTQDIGLWHKEKLVKICTPISGAFTIHDHKEFVFSPEEHTLYINMNEEDRKPGSREKMKSTDIFDYLPENQLTDKVTDMYNETLDPGSLAINRSEFNREFFKEQDGEKSDGDEKVVAINRTPGMIEIQKHVHRHRNREKSMSFDVQEVMKGSRGGNFKQRGPLETASEELIMAAAQGDVKKVEDLLTSGKVHPDVADKNGHTALIGASVNWQTDVINVLLNNGANVNQLNDEGCSALSAGTIFFYPVEGFRYNIAERYLDVPSSPDKKSVNRSKATPSRSKSNASPTKQKTKSSLSEPLSSRSTLEDKRGISPDGGYPQNDNKPQVRIMEPGAQEAGEQNEETDVANGDTQPRSKDDPDSADFDSTATLHDYHIEVSERMIERCATQLSTNEKIVGGRRSNNSADLGRVRHLAIMKNERERMKSTLDLLLKRGADPNASGVPMPVLFFAIKSADVEVVKTLLEKGASTAITLPREKGGLAPLHIAAAIPGEEGVQITELLLEVGANPDVMAAEDDSFLNRTLEEEWSKDVILPESQELLGGRTPLQIACARDDNYKNACRVVHLLLEHQANPNLLCNGFSALALSIASGNDLAIDELLTYNCDPSLPLTHGVGSALCAATSTEYEYRRKNINQRLHLIDKLIKAGANILSPIPIGPKRIIGTAVDYAYYMFNQDRRISHMPFHALSHSERATYQARKKLLEHIGNILRTKAVEREKTRMDDEISSGRRSRSPSPGFVYIGAGAPLPPDAKIPKSLKGMDMGAGEMAKVTFESNDPSVGRGFPEREPANLPARKPLFKYCYECGRSVGVRLSACTRCKEVYYCGKSCKLAAWKARHSEECIRVGGVAYSTCLSWDEGRTKPQVQINCWVTSNGKGRSRSPSPSGRRARKDMSPTPATEIKGKKTTVPELTKGKQTINVRVLVVESAEGDTVPFKGNSKSAKGPRGAHTEEQRRVQSEKMRRHWSPPPGVKVDNYSFV, from the exons ATGTCAACTTTATCGGAGCACTTGCCAAAGCTGAGCCATGCAGAGTTTGAAAAGTACCCCGAACCTGTGGAGGTGCACTATAAGAGTGGCGCCAGCTACACAGGAATGGTCAGCAACCACTTGCGGTGTGGACAGGGAGTCTTCAAATGGCCCAACGGTGCTCGGTATGAAGGCCAATATTCGGAGAATGCCAGGAATGGAAAAG GTTTACAAATATGGCAAGATGGGGGCCAGTACGAGGGTGAATTTTTACATGACATGAGGCATGGGGAGGGAGAACTTAAGTGGAGCAATGGAGAG acATACAAAGGAACATTCTACAAAGATCGTCGCCATGGAAAAGGAGAATACATTTGGCCAGATGGATCAAAATTCTCGGGGACATTTTTCATGGACAGAAAGGAAGGATATGGAGAGTTTGTTTTTGCCAATGGTAGTAAATTTGAG GGGTTGTATAAGGATGATGAGAGACTGGGACCAGGGGTCATGACCTATGGGGACAACACACAGGACATAGGTCTGTGGCACAAAGAGAAGCTGGTCAAGATCTGCACCCCGATCAGTGGAGCGTTTACCATACACGACCACAAAGAGTTTGTGTTCAGCCCCGAGGAGCATACCCTTTACATTAACATGAATGAGGAGGATAGAAAACCTGGCTCCAGGGAGAAGATGAAGAGTACAGACATATTTGATTACTTACCGGAAAACCAGCTGACTGACAAAGTGACGGACATGTATAACGAGACTTTGGACCCCGGAAGTCTGGCCATCAATCGTTCAGAGTTCAATCGAGAATTCTTCAAAGAACAGGATGGAGAGAAATCGGATGGAGACGAGAAAGTGGTAGCTATTAATCGCACCCCAGGAATGATCGAAATACAAAAGCATGTTCATCGCCATAGGAACCGAGAAAAAAGCATGTCATTTGATGTCCAAGAGGTGATGAAGGGAAGCAGGGGAGGGAATTTTAAACAGAGGGGGCCATTGGAGACAGCTTCAGAAGAACTCATCATGGCCGCCGCTCAGGGGGATGTCAAAAAGGTGGAGGATCTTCTGACATCTGGAAAAGTCCATCCTGATGTCGCAGACAAAAACGGTCATACTGCACTCATAGGGGCCAGC GTAAATTGGCAGACTGATGTCATCAATGTGTTACTGAATAATGGTGCCAATGTAAACCAACTCAATGATGAGGGATGCTCTGCTTTGTCTGCTGGCACTATTTTCTTCTACCCTGTGGAGGGATTTAG ATATAATATAGCagaaagatatttagatgtacCTTCATCGCCTGACAAAAAATCAGTAAATCGTAGTAAAGCAACTCCCTCTAGAAGCAAGTCAAATGCAAGCCcaacaaaacagaaaacaaaatcctCCCTCAGTGAGCCTCTTTCTAGTCGCAGTACCTTAGAGGACAAACGAGGTATCAGCCCTGATGGTGGATACCCTCAAAATGACAACAAGCCCCAGGTTCGTATCATGGAGCCCGGGGCTCAGGAGGCAGGTGAGCAGAATGAGGAGACAGATGTGGCCAATGGGGACACTCAACCGAGGAGCAAGGATGACCCAGATAGCGCGGATTTTGATTCTACGGCCACGTTACATGATTACCACATTGAGGTTTCGGAGAGAATGATAGAAAGGTGTGCCACTCAGCTCAGCACCAATGAGAAGATTGTCGGAGGCAGACGGTCAAACAACAGCGCTGATCTTGGAAGAGTCAGGCATCTTGCAATCATGAAAAATGA GCGAGAGAGAATGAAGAGCACCTTAGATTTATTGTTAAAGAGAGGAGCGGATCCCAATGCCTCAGGGGTGCCTATGCCAGTTCTCTTCTTTGCAATAAAATCAGCTGATGTGGAAGTGGTGAAGACTCTACTGGAGAAGGGAGCATCCACAGCCATCACCCTTCCAAGAGAG AAGGGAGGTCTGGCCCCTCTACACATTGCTGCAGCTATACCCGGGGAGGAAGGGGTACAGATAACAGAACTTCTCCTGGAGGTGGGGGCCAACCCTGACGTCATGGCGGCAGAAGACGACTCATTCCTCAACAGGACTTTG GAGGAGGAGTGGTCCAAAGATGTCATTCTGCCAGAGAGTCAAGAGTTGTTAGGTGGGCGTACACCATTGCAGATTGCATGTGCTAGAGATGACAATTATAAG AATGCCTGTCGAGTGGTACATCTGCTGTTGGAGCACCAAGCCAACCCTAACCTCCTGTGTAATGGATTCTCTGCCCTGGCTCTGTCCATTGCCAGCGGCAACGACCTG GCTATTGATGAACTTTTGACCTATAACTGTGACCCCAGTTTACCTTTGACCCATGGAGTAGGCAGTGCCTTGTGTGCTGCAACATCAACAGAATACGAGTACAGACgaaaaaatatcaatcaaagACTGCATCTT ATTGATAAGTTAATCAAAGCTGGAGCCAACATTTTGTCACCTATTCCAATTGGACCCAAGAGAATCATTGGAACCGCTGTAGACTATGCCTACTACATGTTCAATCAG GATCGTCGTATATCGCACATGCCCTTTCACGCTCTGTCGCACAGTGAGCGGGCTACTTACCAGGCTAGGAAGAAACTGCTGGAACATATTGGTAACATTTTAAGAACCAAAGCAGTTGAAAGAGAGAAAACGCGCATGGATGACGAAATCAGTTCTGGAAGGCGAA GTAGAAGCCCCAGTCCTGGATTTGTCTACATTGGAGCAGGGGCCCCTCTACCCCCTGATGCCAAGATTCCCAAGTCCCTCAAGGGAATGGATATGGGAGCAGGGGAAATGGCAAAAGTCACTTTTGAGTCCAATGATCCCAGTGTAGGACGAGGGTTTCCGGAACGCGAACCAGCTAATCTTCCGGCCAG GAAGCCTCTGTTTAAGTACTGCTATGAATGCGGTCGGTCAGTaggcgtccgtctgtctgctTGTACCAGGTGTAAGGAGGTGTACTACTGTGGAAAGTCCTGTAAACTGGCAGCCTGGAAGGCCAGACATAGCGAAGAGTGCATCAGGGTCGGAG GTGTCGCGTACAGTACATGTTTGTCATGGGACGAAGGTAGAACAAAGCCGCAGGTTCAAATTAACTGCTGGGTGACATCTAACGGCAAAG GGAGGTCCCGTAGTCCAAGCCCTTCGGGACGCCGAGCCCGGAAGGACATGAGCCCCACCCCAGCGACTGAGATCAAGGGCAAGAAAACCACGGTGCCAGAACTCACCAAGGGCAAACAGACCATTAAT GTGAGAGTATTAGTAGTAGAGTCAGCCGAGGGAGATACG GTGCCCTTCAAAGGGAACAGTAAAAGTGCTAAAGGACCACGTGGTGCACATACAGAGGAACAGCGGAGAGTGCAGTCAGAAAAAATGCGACGGCACTGGAGCCCGCCCCCTGGGGTCAAAGTTGACAATTATAGTTTTGTCTGA